A genomic region of Methanobacterium sp. SMA-27 contains the following coding sequences:
- a CDS encoding HD domain-containing protein: MIENLIERFYESASMNRWNDHIRPVELTELDKQAHKMVIAYVIANFEEKDRNAEINWQNLIEGGIFEFLHRTILTDIKPPVFHKMMEEKGESLNKHVLKLLESDMNGLSPEFKENFERYLFDSKYAQLEKKILKAAHYMATNWEFRIIYHTSPFIYGIEETKEAIENQIEDHFDLIGVQKLSLEKKSFGFIDLCGQLRFQERWAHSPRLPKTSVLGHMYIVAITSYLFSLENNSCKKRLYNNFFTGLFHDLPEVLTKDIISPVKGSVEGLEDIIKEYEENQMKTRLLPLLPLSWREEMRYFTQDEFENKIKINDNIHKGIKFKELNGKYNKNKFQPLDGKLIKACDKLAAFIEADFSIKHGITSKHLEEGRKNIYEDFKTKKVSGIDFGSIFNYFKEKSFKIKDF; the protein is encoded by the coding sequence ATGATAGAGAATCTGATCGAAAGATTTTATGAATCAGCAAGTATGAATAGATGGAATGATCATATCCGGCCTGTTGAATTAACTGAATTAGATAAACAAGCCCATAAGATGGTTATAGCATATGTCATAGCCAACTTTGAAGAGAAGGATAGAAATGCTGAAATAAACTGGCAGAATCTTATAGAGGGAGGAATATTCGAATTTTTGCATAGAACAATATTAACAGATATTAAACCGCCCGTTTTTCATAAAATGATGGAAGAAAAGGGCGAATCCCTCAATAAACATGTTCTTAAATTGTTAGAAAGTGATATGAATGGATTAAGCCCGGAGTTCAAAGAAAATTTCGAAAGATATTTATTTGATTCTAAATATGCACAATTAGAAAAAAAGATTCTTAAAGCAGCACATTATATGGCTACAAACTGGGAATTCAGGATCATTTATCATACATCTCCATTTATTTATGGTATAGAAGAAACCAAAGAGGCTATAGAGAATCAAATTGAAGATCACTTTGATTTAATTGGAGTTCAAAAGCTTTCATTAGAGAAAAAATCTTTTGGATTTATAGACCTTTGTGGACAGCTACGTTTTCAGGAAAGATGGGCACACTCACCTCGACTTCCGAAAACCTCTGTTTTAGGACATATGTATATAGTTGCAATAACATCTTATCTTTTCTCGCTTGAGAATAATTCTTGCAAAAAACGACTTTATAACAATTTTTTTACTGGACTATTCCATGATCTACCTGAAGTACTTACAAAAGATATTATTTCACCTGTAAAGGGATCTGTCGAAGGTTTAGAAGATATTATCAAGGAATATGAAGAAAATCAAATGAAAACCCGTCTTCTACCACTTTTACCTCTTTCTTGGAGGGAAGAAATGAGATACTTCACACAAGATGAATTTGAAAATAAGATAAAAATAAACGATAACATCCATAAAGGAATTAAATTCAAAGAATTAAATGGTAAATACAATAAAAATAAATTCCAACCCCTTGATGGGAAACTCATTAAGGCATGTGATAAATTAGCAGCATTTATAGAAGCAGATTTTTCAATTAAACATGGAATAACATCAAAACACCTTGAAGAAGGAAGAAAAAATATATATGAAGATTTTAAAACAAAAAAAGTATCAGGAATAGATTTTGGGAGTATATTTAATTACTTCAAGGAAAAATCATTCAAAATCAAAGATTTTTAA
- a CDS encoding flavodoxin, with protein sequence MKTLIACYSYSGHPLKVAKKLQKKINADLTEIKTENDKWYLFKIWDSFRANKVPIKNCTTDLMNYDGLILCCPVWAGRTPAAINQYLYELKNVKDKQFAVFCDFRRE encoded by the coding sequence TTGAAAACATTGATTGCATGTTATTCATATTCAGGACACCCCCTTAAAGTTGCAAAAAAACTGCAAAAGAAAATTAATGCAGATTTAACGGAAATAAAAACTGAAAATGATAAATGGTATCTTTTTAAAATTTGGGACTCTTTTCGAGCAAATAAAGTCCCTATAAAAAATTGCACTACTGATCTGATGAACTATGATGGTCTTATTTTGTGTTGCCCTGTTTGGGCAGGAAGAACTCCAGCAGCAATCAATCAATATTTATATGAACTTAAAAATGTAAAGGATAAACAATTTGCAGTCTTTTGTGACTTCAGAAGGGAATAA
- a CDS encoding bifunctional 5,6,7,8-tetrahydromethanopterin hydro-lyase/3-hexulose-6-phosphate synthase — MYQIGEALIGNGNEIAHVDLIIGDKNGPVGAAFVNNMADMSIGHTPLLSVIRPNLLTKPATLIVPKVTVRDLEDADKIFGPAQTAVGRAVADAVAEGLIPKEDVEDLVIIAGVFIHPGAENYRKIYQYNYGATKLAIQRAMEGYPSIKKVLAEKDRGTHPVMGFKVTRLWSPPYLQVALDLDNMEEMERIINTLPNRERILIEAGTPLVKKFGVGIIGKIRELKNDAFIIADLKTLDVGRIEVKMAADETADAIAISGLGTIESIEKAIHEAQKQGIYSILDMMNVDNIVAKLEGLEYKPDIVLLHRNVDLETMQSERGEKLAEVTEWGNINQIKELLGKGKLVAVAGGVTPDRVDKALDSKADIIVVGRYIIGSRDVRRSAQDFLDRMPQDPDTMRLAMDEDESI, encoded by the coding sequence ATGTATCAAATAGGTGAAGCCTTAATAGGAAATGGCAATGAAATCGCTCACGTTGATTTAATAATTGGAGATAAAAATGGTCCTGTCGGGGCGGCATTCGTAAATAATATGGCCGATATGTCAATAGGACACACCCCACTTTTATCTGTAATAAGACCAAATTTGTTGACCAAACCCGCAACACTAATAGTACCAAAAGTAACTGTAAGAGATTTAGAGGATGCTGACAAAATATTTGGACCTGCTCAAACAGCAGTAGGTCGCGCTGTAGCAGATGCTGTTGCTGAAGGATTAATTCCAAAAGAAGATGTTGAAGATCTTGTTATTATTGCAGGGGTGTTTATACATCCTGGTGCTGAAAATTACCGTAAAATCTACCAGTACAATTACGGTGCAACCAAACTCGCAATACAGAGAGCAATGGAAGGTTATCCGTCTATTAAAAAGGTTCTAGCAGAAAAAGACCGTGGAACACATCCTGTAATGGGATTCAAAGTAACAAGATTGTGGAGCCCACCATATTTACAAGTTGCACTTGACTTGGATAACATGGAAGAGATGGAACGCATAATAAATACACTTCCAAACAGGGAAAGAATACTCATTGAGGCCGGAACACCACTTGTTAAGAAATTCGGTGTTGGAATCATTGGAAAGATCAGAGAGCTTAAAAATGATGCATTTATCATTGCAGATCTTAAAACGCTCGATGTGGGTAGAATTGAAGTTAAAATGGCTGCAGATGAAACTGCAGATGCCATAGCAATTTCTGGACTTGGAACAATTGAATCAATAGAAAAAGCTATTCACGAAGCTCAGAAACAAGGAATATATTCTATTCTTGACATGATGAATGTTGACAATATCGTTGCAAAACTCGAAGGACTCGAATATAAACCAGATATTGTACTACTCCACAGAAATGTTGATCTTGAAACAATGCAATCTGAAAGAGGAGAAAAACTAGCAGAAGTCACTGAATGGGGAAATATTAACCAGATCAAAGAGTTACTTGGTAAAGGTAAACTGGTTGCAGTTGCAGGAGGTGTAACTCCAGATCGTGTTGATAAGGCCCTCGATAGCAAAGCAGACATAATTGTTGTTGGTCGATATATTATTGGTTCAAGGGATGTGCGCCGTTCAGCTCAAGACTTTTTAGACCGCATGCCACAGGATCCTGATACCATGCGTTTAGCAATGGATGAAGACGAATCAATCTAA
- a CDS encoding 4Fe-4S binding protein — MKIVVDKDKCTGCGICKEACPKGAKIWDINEKAMATNLEYCHLCTICAGKCPEQAIQVIRDEGNEKTKNE; from the coding sequence ATGAAGATCGTAGTTGACAAAGATAAATGCACTGGTTGTGGAATATGTAAAGAAGCTTGCCCCAAAGGAGCAAAAATTTGGGATATAAATGAGAAAGCTATGGCCACGAATTTAGAATACTGCCATTTATGTACAATATGTGCAGGAAAATGTCCAGAACAAGCTATACAGGTTATTAGAGATGAGGGAAATGAGAAAACAAAAAATGAATAG
- a CDS encoding F420-dependent methylenetetrahydromethanopterin dehydrogenase, translating to MVVKIGIIKCGNIGTSPVIDLLLDERADRPNIDTCVIGSGAKMNPEEIEKAVPLMLEMDRDFVVFISPNPGAPGPAKARELLSAADVPAIIIGDAPGLRSKDEMDEQGLGYIIVKADPMIGARREFLDPTEMASFNSDVIKVLALTGAYRVVQNTIDAAVNAVGAGETLELPKVVISRDKAVEAAQFASPYAKAKAMAAYEIATKVADLDVEACFMTKAAEKYIPLVASAHEMLGVAAKLASEARDIEKANDTVVRTPHGGKGQTLSKSVLMEKPE from the coding sequence ATGGTTGTAAAAATAGGAATCATTAAATGCGGTAATATAGGTACCTCTCCAGTAATTGACTTATTACTAGATGAGAGGGCTGACAGACCCAACATAGATACTTGTGTAATAGGCTCTGGGGCTAAGATGAACCCAGAAGAAATCGAAAAAGCTGTACCGTTAATGTTAGAGATGGACAGAGACTTCGTTGTATTTATAAGCCCAAACCCAGGTGCACCAGGCCCTGCTAAAGCAAGAGAATTATTATCTGCTGCAGACGTTCCTGCAATCATTATTGGTGATGCTCCAGGATTAAGATCCAAAGACGAAATGGATGAACAAGGATTAGGTTACATCATCGTTAAAGCAGACCCAATGATTGGTGCAAGGAGAGAATTCCTTGACCCTACTGAAATGGCATCATTTAACTCCGATGTAATAAAAGTATTAGCTTTAACCGGAGCATACAGAGTTGTTCAGAACACCATCGACGCAGCAGTAAATGCTGTTGGAGCTGGAGAAACTCTCGAACTTCCTAAAGTTGTTATATCACGGGATAAAGCTGTTGAAGCTGCACAATTTGCAAGTCCATACGCAAAAGCAAAAGCAATGGCTGCATACGAAATTGCAACCAAAGTGGCTGACTTAGATGTCGAAGCTTGTTTCATGACCAAAGCTGCTGAAAAGTACATACCACTCGTAGCTTCAGCTCATGAAATGTTAGGTGTTGCAGCTAAATTAGCTTCAGAAGCAAGGGATATTGAAAAGGCTAACGACACAGTCGTAAGAACACCTCACGGTGGAAAAGGCCAGACATTGTCCAAATCTGTTTTAATGGAAAAACCAGAATAA
- a CDS encoding MBL fold metallo-hydrolase: MTKKVPILKNETGKTIIQTVSKSSSTPTNSFIIISSSGTVIVTDPTSMPTQEELDLNPDAVVITHSHSDHIDPKFIETLKCKKSIGTVERFDVKDIHIYSIPSSHRGNIINYNNPNNVIYVLEVDGLKIAHMGDIGQDHMTIKQIESLGKIDIALMQFSNPFSGMFNSDKGYTLIEEIKPQLIIPTHSNPRSTRKIAKILGKLEIVENFLSVNTESLKDKNRRVVWMKNTLKY, translated from the coding sequence ATGACAAAAAAAGTTCCCATTTTAAAAAATGAAACTGGAAAGACCATTATTCAAACAGTGAGTAAGTCTAGTTCAACACCCACTAACTCATTTATTATAATTTCTTCTTCAGGAACTGTTATTGTTACTGATCCAACTTCAATGCCCACCCAAGAAGAGCTGGATCTAAATCCCGATGCTGTCGTCATTACTCACTCACATTCAGACCATATAGATCCAAAATTTATTGAAACATTAAAATGTAAAAAATCAATTGGAACTGTAGAAAGATTTGATGTTAAAGATATTCATATTTACAGCATTCCTTCATCACATCGGGGAAATATAATTAATTATAACAATCCCAATAATGTTATCTATGTTTTAGAGGTTGATGGGCTTAAAATTGCACATATGGGAGATATAGGCCAAGATCATATGACAATAAAACAAATAGAATCCCTTGGAAAGATCGATATTGCATTGATGCAATTTTCAAACCCTTTTTCAGGAATGTTTAATTCAGATAAAGGATATACATTGATAGAAGAGATAAAACCACAATTAATCATTCCTACACATTCTAATCCACGATCTACACGTAAAATCGCCAAAATATTAGGCAAACTGGAAATTGTGGAAAATTTCCTTTCAGTAAACACAGAAAGTCTCAAAGACAAGAATAGAAGAGTAGTATGGATGAAAAACACTTTAAAGTACTGA
- a CDS encoding flavodoxin family protein has protein sequence MILGICGSPRKQATEYVLKESLKMLEEKGFETEFFGLRGKTINPCRHCDYCIRKKECIVKDDMQDLYPLIIEAKGIIMATPIYNGGLSAQLKAVMDRCRALGAVNFDFMRFKVGMGISVGGDRIGGQELAMQQILTFYILTGAIPISGGAYGANMGANFWSQDTLEGVKKDDQGFKSLRKTIKRFSYFIDKFEMKE, from the coding sequence ATGATATTGGGAATATGTGGTAGTCCTAGAAAACAGGCAACAGAATATGTTTTAAAAGAATCATTAAAAATGCTGGAAGAAAAAGGTTTTGAAACTGAATTTTTTGGTTTGAGAGGAAAAACCATTAACCCTTGTAGACATTGCGATTATTGCATAAGAAAAAAAGAATGTATTGTTAAAGATGATATGCAGGACCTTTATCCATTGATCATAGAGGCCAAAGGCATTATAATGGCTACACCAATTTACAATGGAGGATTAAGTGCACAATTAAAAGCAGTGATGGATCGATGCAGAGCATTAGGTGCAGTTAACTTTGATTTCATGCGTTTTAAAGTAGGAATGGGCATTTCTGTTGGCGGAGATCGTATTGGTGGTCAAGAACTTGCAATGCAACAAATATTAACATTTTACATACTAACAGGTGCTATTCCTATCAGTGGTGGGGCGTATGGAGCAAATATGGGAGCTAACTTCTGGTCACAGGATACGCTAGAAGGTGTGAAAAAAGATGATCAGGGTTTTAAAAGTCTTCGAAAAACTATAAAGAGATTCTCTTACTTTATAGATAAATTTGAAATGAAAGAATAA
- the cfbB gene encoding Ni-sirohydrochlorin a,c-diamide synthase: MRAVIAGTGSAVGKTTISTGIMRALSNEYDIQPFKAGPDYIDPTYHGLATGNISRNLDSFFMSEDQIREGFQRAMKISNADFGIVEGVRGLYEGISSLNDVGSTASIAKALNAPVILILNSKSLVKSAAAIVIGFKTLDPSIKIEGVILNYIKNRKHYLKTKEAVEKLADTTVIGGISRNDSIKVEERHLGLVPAIERQNILQSIEKWGDVMADNIDLDALISIMKGSGKLSGGRAPLWDEGNRNKVKIGVAMDEVFTFYYRENLEALEANNADIIPFSPLHDEELPDVDGIYIGGGYPEIFANELESNQSMRKSILKFHNEGNPIYAECGGLMYLSKSINNRNMCNVFNYPSTMTKNVQALSYVISEAQRDNIILKKGESFRGHEFHYSKVDIGNAKPKFAFKILRGKGIFGSQDGLMENNTVASYVHTHVAACTQFGLNFTTNAYLHE, encoded by the coding sequence ATGAGAGCCGTTATTGCAGGAACAGGAAGTGCTGTTGGTAAAACAACCATTTCAACGGGAATAATGAGGGCTTTGTCGAATGAATATGATATACAGCCTTTTAAAGCAGGTCCAGATTATATAGATCCTACATATCATGGTCTTGCTACAGGAAACATTTCTAGAAATCTGGATTCATTTTTCATGTCAGAAGATCAAATAAGAGAAGGATTTCAAAGAGCTATGAAGATTTCAAACGCTGATTTTGGAATAGTCGAAGGAGTTAGAGGTCTTTATGAGGGCATAAGTTCTTTAAATGATGTTGGGAGCACAGCTTCGATTGCTAAAGCACTTAATGCTCCGGTAATTCTTATTTTAAATTCAAAAAGTCTTGTAAAAAGTGCAGCAGCAATTGTAATTGGATTTAAAACCCTAGATCCTAGCATTAAAATTGAAGGAGTCATACTTAACTATATTAAAAACAGGAAACATTATCTCAAAACAAAGGAAGCTGTTGAAAAACTTGCAGACACTACAGTTATTGGAGGAATATCTCGTAATGATTCAATAAAGGTAGAAGAACGTCATTTGGGTCTTGTGCCTGCCATAGAACGTCAAAATATTCTCCAATCCATTGAGAAATGGGGAGATGTAATGGCAGATAATATTGATCTTGATGCATTAATATCAATAATGAAGGGATCTGGAAAATTATCTGGTGGAAGAGCACCTTTGTGGGATGAAGGAAACCGAAACAAAGTAAAAATCGGGGTTGCAATGGATGAGGTTTTCACATTTTATTATCGTGAAAATTTAGAAGCACTTGAAGCAAATAATGCAGATATTATTCCATTCAGTCCACTGCATGATGAGGAACTTCCTGATGTTGATGGAATATATATTGGTGGCGGCTATCCTGAAATATTTGCAAATGAACTTGAATCTAATCAATCAATGCGAAAATCAATTTTAAAGTTTCATAATGAAGGAAATCCAATTTATGCTGAATGTGGAGGGCTTATGTACTTGTCCAAGTCAATAAACAATAGAAATATGTGTAATGTTTTTAATTATCCCTCAACAATGACTAAGAATGTTCAGGCATTGAGTTATGTTATATCCGAGGCACAAAGGGATAATATCATTCTCAAAAAAGGAGAATCTTTTAGGGGTCATGAATTCCATTATTCTAAAGTGGATATTGGAAATGCCAAACCTAAATTTGCATTTAAGATACTAAGAGGAAAGGGTATTTTTGGATCTCAGGATGGATTAATGGAAAACAATACTGTTGCAAGCTATGTACATACTCATGTTGCTGCCTGCACACAATTCGGGTTAAACTTCACAACAAATGCATATTTGCATGAATAA
- a CDS encoding TrpB-like pyridoxal phosphate-dependent enzyme: MYKITLSEKDTPKKWYNIVADLPVELPASSQTKEGQQLENLPKIFSKYVLEQEMSQERWIDIPKEIRNVYKQVGRPTPLFRATGLEKYLDTPAKIYYKREDMSPVGSHKLNTAIAQAYYAKKAGAERLTTETGAGQWGSALSLACSLLGLECTVYMVNVSFKQKPYRKTVMHLYNGEVIPSPSDRTDFGRKILKEDPNHPGSLGIAISEAIEDALTDEKVFYTLGSVLNHVLLHQTVIGLEAKKQFELIDETPDVLVGCVGGGSNFGGAAFPFMKDKISGDLDCEFLAAEPSSCPTLTQGEYRYDYGDTAGLTPLMKMYTLGHDFVPPSVHAGGLRYHGMAPLVALLVNQGLVEGRTVNQTEIFKTGQIFANTEGVIPAPETCHAIKVGMDEALKCKKTGEEKNILISFSGHGLLDLQGYDDFIEGHLTQ, from the coding sequence ATGTATAAAATAACACTTTCAGAAAAGGACACTCCAAAAAAATGGTACAATATAGTTGCAGATCTACCTGTGGAACTCCCTGCATCCTCACAAACTAAAGAGGGACAACAACTTGAAAATTTACCAAAAATATTTTCCAAGTATGTTCTTGAGCAAGAAATGTCACAGGAAAGATGGATAGATATTCCAAAAGAAATTAGAAACGTATACAAGCAGGTGGGACGGCCTACTCCACTTTTTAGAGCAACGGGACTTGAAAAGTATTTAGATACACCTGCAAAGATATACTACAAACGTGAAGATATGTCTCCTGTTGGCAGCCACAAATTAAACACAGCAATTGCCCAGGCATATTATGCTAAAAAGGCTGGTGCTGAAAGATTAACAACCGAAACAGGAGCCGGACAATGGGGATCTGCATTATCTCTCGCATGTTCACTTTTAGGGCTTGAATGTACAGTTTATATGGTAAATGTTTCATTCAAACAAAAACCATATCGTAAAACAGTAATGCATCTTTACAACGGAGAAGTTATACCATCACCAAGTGATAGAACAGATTTCGGTAGGAAAATACTTAAGGAAGACCCAAATCATCCAGGATCCCTTGGAATCGCAATATCTGAAGCTATTGAAGATGCTTTAACAGATGAAAAAGTATTTTATACCCTCGGAAGTGTTTTAAACCATGTACTTCTCCATCAAACAGTAATTGGTCTAGAGGCCAAGAAACAATTCGAACTTATAGATGAAACCCCCGATGTATTAGTGGGCTGCGTGGGAGGAGGAAGTAACTTTGGTGGAGCAGCATTCCCCTTCATGAAAGATAAAATCTCAGGAGATCTAGACTGTGAGTTCCTAGCTGCAGAACCTTCATCATGCCCAACACTTACACAAGGAGAATACCGATACGATTACGGAGACACAGCTGGTTTAACTCCACTAATGAAAATGTACACCCTAGGACATGACTTTGTACCTCCATCAGTTCATGCAGGCGGTTTACGATATCATGGAATGGCGCCGTTGGTTGCTTTATTGGTTAATCAAGGTCTTGTAGAGGGAAGAACTGTAAATCAGACAGAAATATTTAAAACAGGCCAAATATTTGCTAATACTGAAGGAGTTATACCTGCTCCAGAAACATGCCATGCTATAAAAGTAGGAATGGATGAAGCATTGAAGTGTAAAAAGACAGGAGAAGAGAAGAATATTTTAATATCATTCTCAGGTCATGGATTACTCGATCTTCAAGGATATGACGATTTCATAGAAGGACATTTAACACAATAG
- a CDS encoding helix-hairpin-helix domain-containing protein, producing the protein MVILGDSARYDLCNYGNYNPDNFLSGKLPGIYNATAGNGVCIPLFKVLMTNKCSNDCRYCVNHGGHKFNRVEFTPNELTSTFLDYYNNRLVEGLFLSSGIPRDADVSMENMVEVARKLRMEHEYNGYIHLKILPGTSYDLLKRAMSLADRVSVNIEAATPDGFEELSTTKTFNNDILRRMKWIQRLMKKDENLAPSGQSTQFIVGATDETDTEILKRANWLQKKLDIKRSYFSPFNSMKNTPLENHSEPHPKRTSRLYQADHLIQSYGFDLDELVFEEDGNMKLDLDPKYSAALSKMEMFPVEINSASYKDLLRVPGIGKISARRIIESRKRNISFKSMEDLKKMGVSIGRAETFVKLKSSYQSTL; encoded by the coding sequence ATGGTAATTTTGGGTGATAGTGCAAGGTATGATCTTTGTAACTATGGTAACTACAACCCAGATAATTTTCTTTCAGGAAAGTTACCAGGCATATATAATGCAACAGCAGGAAATGGTGTTTGTATTCCTCTATTTAAAGTTCTTATGACCAATAAATGTTCAAATGATTGCCGATACTGTGTTAATCATGGTGGCCATAAATTTAATAGAGTTGAATTTACCCCTAATGAGCTCACATCTACTTTTCTTGATTACTACAACAACAGATTGGTTGAAGGTTTATTCTTGAGTTCTGGTATCCCTAGAGATGCAGATGTTTCTATGGAGAATATGGTGGAAGTAGCAAGAAAACTTAGAATGGAACATGAATACAATGGATATATCCATTTGAAAATTTTGCCTGGGACCTCTTATGATTTACTTAAACGTGCCATGAGCCTTGCAGATAGAGTGAGTGTTAATATAGAAGCAGCTACTCCTGATGGATTTGAAGAATTATCAACTACCAAAACATTCAATAACGATATTTTAAGGCGGATGAAATGGATACAAAGGCTAATGAAAAAAGATGAAAATCTCGCGCCTTCGGGACAATCCACGCAGTTTATTGTAGGGGCCACCGATGAAACAGATACTGAAATATTAAAACGAGCAAATTGGCTTCAGAAAAAATTAGATATTAAAAGAAGTTATTTCAGCCCTTTTAATTCCATGAAGAACACACCTTTAGAAAATCATTCTGAACCACATCCTAAAAGAACTTCAAGATTATATCAAGCTGATCATTTAATCCAATCATATGGTTTTGATCTTGATGAACTTGTGTTTGAGGAAGATGGTAATATGAAGTTGGATTTAGATCCAAAATATTCAGCCGCTCTTTCTAAAATGGAAATGTTTCCTGTTGAAATTAATTCTGCATCATATAAAGATCTTCTCAGAGTTCCAGGAATAGGTAAAATATCTGCTAGAAGGATAATCGAATCTAGAAAACGAAATATTTCTTTTAAAAGTATGGAAGACTTGAAAAAAATGGGTGTAAGTATAGGTAGAGCTGAAACATTTGTTAAATTAAAAAGTTCTTACCAATCAACTCTTTAA
- the hisB gene encoding imidazoleglycerol-phosphate dehydratase HisB, giving the protein MRKQKMNRKTSETDIKIVLDLDGEGKFNVETGIEFFDHMLDSFAKHGRFDLEVEAKGDIGVDDHHTVEDVGILLGEVFNKAIGDKKGIKRMAHAIVPMDDALATVALDISGRNYSVLNFKFKKAKVGDLSTENIVHFFASFANSAKININANVEGENDHHKIEALFKSFARALKEASMIEHDSIPSTKGIL; this is encoded by the coding sequence ATGAGAAAACAAAAAATGAATAGAAAAACTTCTGAAACAGACATTAAAATAGTATTAGATCTAGATGGTGAAGGAAAATTTAATGTTGAAACGGGTATAGAATTTTTCGATCACATGTTAGACTCATTTGCAAAGCATGGCCGTTTTGATTTGGAAGTGGAAGCAAAAGGAGATATTGGTGTCGATGATCATCACACAGTGGAAGATGTGGGTATATTACTTGGAGAAGTATTTAATAAGGCGATTGGGGACAAAAAAGGGATTAAACGGATGGCACATGCAATAGTACCAATGGACGATGCTTTAGCAACCGTTGCATTAGATATTAGTGGAAGAAATTATTCTGTGTTGAATTTTAAATTTAAAAAAGCGAAGGTGGGAGATTTAAGTACGGAAAACATTGTACACTTCTTTGCATCATTTGCAAATTCTGCAAAAATAAACATTAATGCTAATGTAGAAGGAGAAAACGACCACCACAAAATAGAAGCCCTTTTTAAGTCATTTGCTCGAGCACTCAAAGAAGCATCAATGATAGAACATGATTCTATTCCAAGCACAAAGGGAATTTTATAA